The nucleotide sequence TTCGCCTGCCAATGTGCCATCTTCGGTATTTTTTCTTTCACTTGACACATTCGTTGTTAAGCGGATACTGCGCTGCGCAGCTAAATTCGAGCTCAGGGTTCCAAAACCGGTCGCGGAATTCCAAaggaacgaaatggaaaaaaaaaaactcgtgtaATTCAGTTTAGGCACCCGTTAAAGAATTCGAGGCGGTGAGAAATGAACAGGGTGCCTCGTAAGCATATAACCAAATGTAAATTGCTAGAAATGgttctatttaaaaaaaaacaggaaacaaGCAAACTAGCAGCCTCCTTCGCCTTTTTTTCTagggtgtaaacgaaagaaattattctcgagtatGATTTTTGAGAAAACATATTACCATTATATTACACTTCATACCTtcaatgtaatgccgttcccgaATGTACGTCCGCACAACAAAGCAGCTTCTGCAATATAAAGTGCTGCTTTCAGTTATACGGTGCAAAATAATAAGGACAATAATGATGCATTTAAAGGAaaggcatgcctcacatacacgcaCAGATATTTGTAAGTCTTCTGTGTTCGTTCTAATGGGTTACATACTTGCAGACTTGGGGAGGCTGTcaaaaaaaactttttcttgcctgaatcaagttttAGATTTACAGGCTGTCCCAAAACGGGGCGTTCATATTGAATGACACCTACTGACTTGTTCACCAGAACGAATTATCACCAGTCCTTTAATTCTCTCAGTAACTCGTGCGGCTCGGTGCAACAGCCACGACTCTGCGGCAGCACAgtcattcggaataagagtcctcacttgcatcgaaCCCTCACCCCTCGAGGCATTGAAAGTGTTGTTATTTCTGACATTCAAGCGCAAACGGCTATTCAAAACTTTTTagtagtgaattctgaagtcgagTGCGATCTGCATGGCAAATAGCATTCGATTAGACTATgtgtttcttcttcatttctcCTGCTGGCGCGTTGAAAGAGATCGTCcgacaagccacggagattactATGGTAAAGACTTCCCAGTCTTCCTGATTGAGTCTGACTACATAGGCAATATCTTGTCCCTAACACTcttgttcatattaacgtccaatgATTGCCTTGATTCTTTTTCTCGGAAAGCCTATTGGTTCACCTGGGTCTGgtacagcttttaaaagaaacacgcttcTTCCGGACaggagttttcactttttcaatcaatgCATTTAGGATGTTTTCTACTTTTCTCTTGCATATATGTGGCGGAGATATACGTCCATGTACCCGTAGATTTACATACAGGTACATTGGTCATCTGAATCTCTTCGTGCCCCGCAGGTAATGAACAcggtttatttcactataatattattTTGCTTTATCATTatccctgatcaatattccaccaatAAACTTGCATCAAGTGACAGGATGTCAATAACTTTGTCATAAGTAGCTTCATGTTTAGATAGGCGGCctctgcggcaaaaaaaaaaaaaaatgcgtgttgATTTTAGGAAACAATGTTAAAAacagcagttcacctggctaaaaccATTATTGGTACCGGTCAACAAGAGTAGCGGGCGCACCAgtgcaagtaaaaccataaaacaTTTTACTGCACAGACGTTTTGCAAGAAAAACTGGCGCGCTCGCTTGCTAGCACACGACGCACTTGACGACAGGGAAATTGAAGACATCGTGTTGTATAACAAATGCCTGAACTATATATACGTAGCCAAAAGGTGTTCATAAAAATTTGCAGTGGAAAGGAAGCACTATTATGAGAGCGTACGCGCCCAATCTGTCCCAGGGTCCGCAGGGAAGTTACTTTGAATGAGCCGCGAAGCACGTCTCCACCCCTGTGCAGTTCGCTCGCAGTGGCCTCGCagaatttttccacacgcggcgcctcaaCCAGAGTGCCCCGTTCGGCCCACTCGAACATAGTCTAGCCGTatggtgtatgtgcgagtgaaagcacgcgagagGAGACGGCGGTCGTCGCTCCATCTGGCATGAGCAAGGCAgtaaagcggggaggcagcgcgatAGGGAGGGCGGGAGCTTTTTTACTCCGCCATCAACTGCGAACTTTGCACGGCCGCACGCGCTCTACCGTGAAAGCGATCTGGAGACGGCTCGTACATTTGCGCGTGCGGTGCTTTATtccctcagtttgcgttgaagcgtcGAACAGCACGAAGGTCTCCttgcacgctgctgctgctgccatgcttcctcacgccagcgctttgacagcgagttcccgcaGTTATCgattgtgatgtgttcatgttaggCGCGCTGACACCATATTTCCAAATTTAGCTGGTAAGCGTGAGTTTACAAGCCTAAGgctgataaatctactatccaTTTTACGTACAGcgttctactaatttgctatcacactCGACACTTCGTcttgcgggcgaaactgcggctttttttttttttttttttttgaagcctatcGCGTTACGTGATACGGAAGGACGGACAGATCGATGAATCGATTTTCGGGGTGAGTTGCCTAATAATGCTACCGCATCAAAAAGTTGAGTCGCTTACGTATTACGTCCTTTGAAGGCGAAAGCATGAGGAATAGTCAAAGCTGTCAGCTTTAATTAAAATTCCACCTCAATCAACGTCGCTGTAACTTGTGCCAACATTTTTCCACCTTATCAACTCTAATGAAGCTTAAGCACCTTGctgtaatttgtaccaaccttgatccactttaatccacctgaATTAACATTTACTCACTTTACTGCAATGTGGGTTTTCGCAGTGCGAACCGCAGCAGGTCCAGCGTCGGGAACGTGACGTGATCATTTAGTCATTTGGCTTTTGGTACCATTGGACGATATCGCCGGACGCAAGGCCGATTTTTCGCTCCAAGTGGGATATAAGGTCTTCATCTTTAAAAAAGTCTTCGTTTTTTGCAGGTCCTACAGAGTACGGGATCTCTCTGGCCAAACAACTCTGTGTGAGGTGGGTGTAGAAATCGATTCAACGGACACTATGAGGTGCTTCTTGGGGCAGCTGGAAGTGAAGAAATGCGACGAAGACCAAAGAGAGGCAGAAGAAGATACCGAAGGACCGGATATCGAAGATGATGATGACTAATACCCTAGTTACACGGGCCGCTTAACCGTGGTTAAACTTAAGCGGGGTTAACTCGCTCAACCGTGGTTAACGCGAACCGTAGTTCGCCAGAGTTACACGGGCTATCCCGATCACGGTTAAGTGTCTGATGACGCGTCACGTGATCTCTTGCGTACAGGCTCCATTTTGAAAATTTTTTCTGCGGCATTTAGCGTCATTTAAGAACAATCTGCTAACGCTGGTCGCAGTCGGTCGTAGAGTTGGTTTTACGGCCAACAATATCCGTTGCCCCAAGCCGCTATCTATCTACGTCGTATCTGCGTGCCCGCTTCGTTCCGTGTTCTGTCTGCAGCGAAATCCCGCGTCCGGTTATCTTCTTTAGGAGTTTTTTATTTGTTGTGTCATTATTGCGTTCCGTGTTCTGCGTTCGGTGTTTGGTGCACCATTGTCGGTTTCTTCACGATGGCTCTTCGCCCGCCGGAGCACCGTCTCAGTGCCGATCAACTTTTCTGGACTGTGTTCACAGCACTGCAAAGCAAGTTGCACGACCAGAGGCTAAAGCAGGCCCGCATCATTCAAGCTATCAACCACTTCGAACAAGAAAGGGAGTATGCTGAGCAGCGGTGCCGTCAGCTGATTCTCGCCGCTGTGCTGTTTAGCGCACGCAAAAGGCAAATATGGATGTATCCGCGGGAAAATTCGTGGTATGAAGCAACATTGCCCCAACTTCCAGATAGCCAATTCCGGGAGAAATTCCGAATCAACCGATGTACTTTCAATTACATCGTCAGCGTGTGCGAAAGCATGAAGCGGCAAGACACAGTCATGCGCAAAGCAATTTCCTTGGACAAGCGTGTCGCGATTGCCTTGTACCGGCTCGCCACCTCAGCGGAAGATAGGACTGTGGCTAATCTCTTTGGCGTGAGCCGCTCTTCGGTGAACCTCATCTTCCGAGAGTTCTGTGATGTGGTTGTACGGTGCTTAGAGGCGCGCTTAGTGCGACTTCCCCACCCACATGAAATGAAGGAGCACCTGCGTCAGTTTGCAGCAATCACCGGCTTCCCGCAATGTGTGGGTGCCCTGGACGGTTGCCATATCGAGGTTTGCCCCCCTAAAGAGCATGCAGCCGACTATTATAACTACAAGGGGTGGTATAGTTCGATTCTTTTGGCTGTTGTGGACCACCGGTACAGATTTATGTATGTCAATGTGGGGTCACCTGGAAGGAACCACGACGCGGCAGTGTTCGAAAGGTCGCGACTGCCTAAAGTTTTGGCAAGTGATCTGTTTCGACTAGAAGCAAAAAATGTCGAAGGTGTTTTAGTGTGCCCTCTCCTTCTTGCTGATCAAGCGTTTCCTCTGCAGCGCCACATCATGAAGCCGTTTCCTCGTGCCGGGCCAGTTGGTTCCCCATCGCAAGCGTTCAACTACCGTCTGTCGAGTGCGAGAAGAGTTGTAGAGAATGCGTTTGGTCGACTTAAAGCGCGGTTTAGAATCATGCACAAGGGCCTCGAAGTAGATATTGACAATGTCAATCGCATTATTCGTGCATGCTGTGTACTGCACAACATATGTGAAGAACTCGCAGATCACTGCGATATCACCTGGATCGAAGCTGTGCAGTGCCAAGACGCGGGCCGGCCGCAACCAGTGTGCAGAAGTCGCCGTGAAGAGCCACTCGGAGTCGCAGTTAGAGATGCCCTTGCCAAGCACCTTGCTGCTCGCCAAGCTAGCTGAGCATGCAGTTCTCGGTGCTTCTCAGGATGAAGTTTAGAATGTATTTTGAACTTTTATAGCCACTGTTCAGCTTTatcattatttttcttcattttaataTCTTTCTTGTGCTTTCCCTTTATGTTTTGTCACAATGTATTTCAGGTTTATGCTCACTgatcctttctattttttttttgtggataaATGTTCACACCAACCTACCCCAGCTTTTTGCTGTGAATATGTAGTGTGCTCTTCTTTACATTAAATTCTGTGTAAGCACATGTAAAAGGCACAATTCCACGTATGAACATGCGACTTTGCAGGAATAATAACTGAGATTTCAATTAATTTGAGATGGGATGAGCCAGTACACAAACAATTCTGAATTGTAGGTGCAACCACGTGCAATGTGCTGTAGCAAAACTGCATGAAATCTTGAACTGAACAGACCGCAAAGGGAACTGAACCTTCAAATCTGCTTAATATTATAGGGTCCACATAACACCTACATTTAGTTTTACTAAGCACACATGTATTTTCCCTAGTTTCTTTAGCCAATGCATACTTGCACTTTTTCGAATTGAAACTTGAGATTGGGAAGTGAGTACTTAAcactggg is from Dermacentor andersoni unplaced genomic scaffold, qqDerAnde1_hic_scaffold ctg00000039.1, whole genome shotgun sequence and encodes:
- the LOC140214348 gene encoding uncharacterized protein, whose protein sequence is MALRPPEHRLSADQLFWTVFTALQSKLHDQRLKQARIIQAINHFEQEREYAEQRCRQLILAAVLFSARKRQIWMYPRENSWYEATLPQLPDSQFREKFRINRCTFNYIVSVCESMKRQDTVMRKAISLDKRVAIALYRLATSAEDRTVANLFGVSRSSVNLIFREFCDVVVRCLEARLVRLPHPHEMKEHLRQFAAITGFPQCVGALDGCHIEVCPPKEHAADYYNYKGWYSSILLAVVDHRYRFMYVNVGSPGRNHDAAVFERSRLPKVLASDLFRLEAKNVEGVLVCPLLLADQAFPLQRHIMKPFPRAGPVGSPSQAFNYRLSSARRVVENAFGRLKARFRIMHKGLEVDIDNVNRIIRACCVLHNICEELADHCDITWIEAVQCQDAGRPQPVCRSRREEPLGVAVRDALAKHLAARQAS